The sequence TAATATGCAATAGGTCATGTAAGGTTTTTATCAGGATAGCAAAGGATCATTCAGTGACCTTTGGATAGCAATAGGTCATGTAGCCATTTTTTGGATAAAAAACTATTAGCAGGTTTCAGCGTAACTCCGCCTTCGCTGGAACCTGCTTTTTTTTTGAAGCAGAACCATTAAAATTCTGATTACCTTTGCGCAGAATTTTGCCCTTTAAAACCGCATTCTCTTGTTCTCTCTTTATAAAAAAGCCTACGCTGGCCTTTCGACCTCCACCTGGATACTGGCTGTTGTACTCCTGATCAATCGCTGTGGTGCGATGGTTATCCCATTTATGACTGTGTACCTCACACAGCAGCTACACTTTTCCGTTCAACAGGCCGGTTTGGTCATGACCTGTTATGGTATAGGTGGCATTGTTGGTGCTTTTAGCGGCGGGCGGTTATCTGACCGGTATGGCTTTTATCCGGTGCAGTTCTGGAGTTTGTTGTTGCAGGGCTTGATCTTTTTAGTTTTGGGGCAGATGCATACACTCCTTCAATTCTGTATTTGTATATTTATCCTGAGTGCGGTGGGCGATGGATTTCGTCCGGCCAACACAGCTGCTACTGCTCATTACAGCAGTCCGGAAAACAGGACAAGGTCTTACTCCCTGAACAGGCTGGCTTCTAACCTGGGTTGGTCCATAGGGCCGGCAGTGGGAGGGATAGTGGCAAGTTATAGTTATCACCTGCTTTTTTGGGTAGATGGGTTGACTTGTGTGGTTGCTATAATCGTGATGCGGTTGATGATTCCGCCGGTACATGTGGCGGTAAAAAGACACGATGGCGAGTCTGCTGGTGCTGAAGGCGAAAGTGTAAACAATGGTAAATCCGGTAGTGTAAACAATGGCAAAATTGACAGTGTTGACAATGGTGAAACTGGACGCATAAACAAAGGTAAACGGGCCCGCGTAAACCAACCTAAACGTGATAGCGTTTACAAAGACAAAATTTACCTTGCTTTTATCGCCCTCAGTATTTTATTTACCACCGGTTTTTTACAACTCTCGACCATGGTGGCTTTATATTTTAAAGAAGTCCTCCACCTGGAAGAAGCACAGATCGGGATGGTCTTAGGCCTCAACGGTCTGCTTGTCGCTGCTATTGAAATGGTGTTGATCTATAAAATTGAAAATATGAAGCACCCACTGGAATTCATGACCCGTGGGGTGGCACTTGCCAGCCTTGCATACCTGAGTTTTAATATCCTGCCTGCAGCAGGTTTTGTAAGCATTGTATTCATCGTTTTATTTACCGCAGGCGAGATGCTGAGTATTCCGTTTATGACAGCCTTCTTTATCAGCAGGAGTGGAGAGCATAACCGCGGACAATATGCGGCATTGTATACCGTATCATTTGCGGTATCCACGATCCTGTCGCCGACTATCGGGTCTGCTACGATCGCCCATTTCGGGTTTAAGGTATGGTGGTATGTAGCAGCAGGTTTTTGTTTGATAGCAGCGGTAGGGTTTAATTTTTTATACCAGAAGGTGACTGCGAAAAAGGGCAGTTATGCGGTGTGAGAGCCTTACATTTTTCATACTTGTTTTGGGTACAAAAAATATAAAAAAAGTTGCTCTTTCCAGGGCAAATCAGACTACTCAAAATTCAAATTTATTTTGAGTGTAGAAAGCAATATTATCGCTTCGGCATAAGCAAAAATCTGCGCTATTCTAACTTTACTTCTCTCACTGTTTCATTCCCGGGCAGATCAACCGCCACGACTATAATTTTACCACCCGGCGGCCGGCTGGCCACCTTGTAATACCAATCCACGCCGTTCCTGCCTACAACAGCGGCGCCTCTTTCCAGTATTTCACCATCCGCATCGAGTACCCGCACGGTCACTTCTGCTACCCTGAATTCATCTTTTGCAGTTACCACTACAGTATCATCTTCGAACCGGATATTCTGCACTTCAGGAGATTTGTAAGCATCCTTTACAGCCATATTATAGGCATTCTGCCCCGGCCCTGCCAATGACTTATAATAAGCCTTAATCTCCGGATCAAGCAGGATCGCCTTTGCATAAGCTGCGGCTACTTTCATCTTATACCGGGCTTCCAGTTGCTTTTTCGTTGGCTTATTCTTTGACGGGCCGCGTTTTTTGGCAATGATAATCTGGTCATTCCGTTCGTAAATCGTGAATTGATTGCCGAGGGTGCCCCGCACGGCATGAAGGAGTAAATTGTCTTTTACAAGCGCCATAACAAACATTTTGAGGTTACAGTAACAAAGGTAAAATCTTCTTCCGGATTATAGTACTACTATAGCACTAATTGAGTACTAATACATCACTAAAAGGGCACTTCAATATCGATTCGATATTGAAGTGCCCTTTTAATGTACTTATGATGTACTTATAGAATTATAGTCATGGTATAGCTTCATTAACTATTTGGAGTAATGCTGATTGACTATGTAGGGTGCAACGCTATTCAGTAAAATTTAGAGTTCATTACTTATCATAGCCGGGAAT is a genomic window of Chitinophaga sp. LS1 containing:
- a CDS encoding MFS transporter; translation: MFSLYKKAYAGLSTSTWILAVVLLINRCGAMVIPFMTVYLTQQLHFSVQQAGLVMTCYGIGGIVGAFSGGRLSDRYGFYPVQFWSLLLQGLIFLVLGQMHTLLQFCICIFILSAVGDGFRPANTAATAHYSSPENRTRSYSLNRLASNLGWSIGPAVGGIVASYSYHLLFWVDGLTCVVAIIVMRLMIPPVHVAVKRHDGESAGAEGESVNNGKSGSVNNGKIDSVDNGETGRINKGKRARVNQPKRDSVYKDKIYLAFIALSILFTTGFLQLSTMVALYFKEVLHLEEAQIGMVLGLNGLLVAAIEMVLIYKIENMKHPLEFMTRGVALASLAYLSFNILPAAGFVSIVFIVLFTAGEMLSIPFMTAFFISRSGEHNRGQYAALYTVSFAVSTILSPTIGSATIAHFGFKVWWYVAAGFCLIAAVGFNFLYQKVTAKKGSYAV